Within Bacteroidota bacterium, the genomic segment GCTCCTTGAGCCGGTCCAGCACGGCGACGCTCCGAAGCTGGGGTACTTTATAGACTGGGCTGCTCGCCTCGATCTCTTCTTCCAGCGGCGTCGGGTCCACCTGCCCGAGCAGCCGCCCGGCCCCGTCCTGCACGCTCGCCTTGTACCCGTCGAGCATCGCCAGTTGGTGCACCGCGACGGCGTCGGCCGCGTCCACGAGTACGCCGATGCGGCGCTCGGCCTCGGCTGGATCGCGCGTGTCGAGCAGGAGTGCTTTGAGCTCCTCGGGGGGCGTCTCGTACAGAAAGGCCGTCTCGTCGGTCTGGACGATCGTCTGCCCGATGAACTCGTGCCGGAACTGCCACGGGATCGAGACGAGCTTGGAGACCACTTCCAGGAGGGCGTCGAGCACGCGGTCGGCCTGACCGTCCAGCCCTGACATTTCCGGCGCGGCGTGCCGAACCGGCGGTGCCTCTCTCGGCAGTTCGGCCCCCCGGAGAGGCTCGGCGCGCACGGGCCCCACCGAGGGCGGAATGCCCGGCGGCGGGGTGTCGGGTGGTGGAATCGCCGGGGGCATCAACGGCTCTACCTGCGTGACGGCGAGGGGGTGGCTCCCGGCCTGCGAGGCAGGCGGCTCGTCCGCGAACGGCATGGGCTCGTTGGCTCCCGGCTCGTCCGGGCTCGGCTGGTCGGGGGCGGGCGAAGCAGCGGGGCTCCATGCCTCTTCGGGCGCGGCTGCCTCGCCGTGTACCACTCCTCCGCCCAGGAGTGCCGCCACGACCGCGTCCGGTTCGTCGCCGCCGCCGATCACTGCGGCGCCGAGCGCCTCGCGCAGGGCCTCGGCGCGGTGGGCCCCGCCCTCGGCCTCCCACACGCGGCGCATGGCTCCGAGCGAAGCGGCCAGTTTCTCCGCCACCTCGTCGAACGGATTCGCGAAGCTGGCGGCGAACACGGTCCGGTCGTCGCGCGGCTCCGGCGCGGCCTGGGGGTAGAACGTCACCTCGAAGTCGCCGAGCTTGAAGCTGTCGCCGGGGCTGAGCCGGGCCGGCTGGTCCGACGGCAACCGCTTGCCGTTGAGGAAGGTGAAGTTCTTGCTCCCCAGATCGGCCAGGTAGTACGCGCCGTCGGTGCCGCGCACCTCCGCGTGGTGCTTGCTGAGCACGCGCGACGGGTCGGGGAGCGTCAGCGCGTTGTCCCCGTCTCGGCCGATTGTGACGGGGCCCTGGTCGAAGACGTACTCGTCCGGCGCTCCGCTGTCCCCGGTGTGTGTGACCAGCAGCTTGATGGGCATGGGGGCTCGGGGTCGGGCGAAGAAGGCCTGGCTGTCGGACGCGGTGCGCCCGGAAAGTAGGGGTCCCGACTCCAACAAGCAAGGGCCCGCAGCCACGGCGCGAGCAGCATCGTGCGACCTGGTCGCTCGCGCTGCCCCCTACGCTTCGCCGCCCGGGATGCTGAACGAGAACTGCGGCGCTCCGCCGCCCTCGCCGATGGCCCCGAAGCTGGCTTCGTAGCGCCCGATGTTCTCTTCGAGCGCGGCGAGGAGCCGCTTGGCGTGCTGCGGCGTGACCACGATCCGGCTCTTGACCCGCGCCTTCGGCACGCCCGGCATCACCCGGATGAAGTCGAGGATGAACTCCTCCGGCGAGTGCGCGATCATGACGAGGTTCGCGTACGTCCCCTCGGCCACCTTCTCCGTCAGTTCGATGTTGATCTGGGGCTGGCTGGCGTTCGGGTCCTGGGGCGTGTCGGCGGCGTCGCTCATGGCGGTCGGGAGTTGAGATCAGGAATCGGGGTCGAGAGCCTGGGATCGGAGAGGAGGAGTTGGGCAGAGGTGCGTCAAGGTACCGCGACCGTCGCGCAACGCGCCACCGTCGTACCGTCTTCCGGTCCCACCGTCCGCCTCCGTCCTCACCGTCCGTTGGCGGCGAGGGCCGAGATCAGGTCCGAGCGCGTGATGATGTCGAGGCGGTCCGCGCCGGGGGTGTGGACGAGCACAGCCCCGGGGGCGGCGTTGAGCGCAGCCGACAGGTCTTCGACGGACACATGGGCGGCGACGGTCGGGAGCGGAGCCTCCATGACCTCGCCCGCGGCTTGGTCGCGGGCCGCCGGGTCGTCGACGAGCAGGCCGAGGATGCGTTTCTCGGTGAGGCTCCCGACGACGGCCCCGTCCTCCATCACCGGAAGCTGCGAGATGCCGTGCTCGGTCATCCGGGCGACGGCCTCGGCGAGGGTGTGGGACGGCGAGACAGCGACGACGGCGTGCTCGCGCCCGCTGTGCGCGAGGATGCGGTCCACGGTCACCGCTGAGCGCTCGTCGAGGAAGCCGTGGCGGCGCATCCACTCGTCGTTGTAGGTCTTCGAGAGGTAGCGGAAGCCGGAGTCCGGGAGGAGCACGACGACCACGTCGCCGGCGCTGAGGTCGCCCTGGTGCGCTTCGAGCCACTGCATCGCCCCGGCCATCGCCATGCCGCAGCTCTGGCCGATGAAGAGACCCTCCTCGCGCGCCAGCCGGCGCGTCATCTGCATCGCCTCCTTGTCGGTCACCCGGACGTAGTCGTCGAGGAGCGAGAAGTCCATGTTGCCCGCCAGGATGTCCTCGCCGACGCCCTCGGTGAAGTAGGGGTAGATCTCGGACTCCTCGAAGACACCCGTGTGGAAGTAGGTGTAGTAGACCGAGCCGTAGGGGTCGACGCCGATGGTTTTGAGGTCGGGGTTCTGCTCCTTGAGGTACTTCGTCGCGCCGGAGATCGTGCCGCCGGTGCCGGCCCCGGCGACGTAGTGGGTGATCCGCCCGTCAGTCTGCTCCCACAGCTCGGGGCCGGTCGCGCGGTAGTGGGCCTCGGCGTTGGCCGGGTGGTCGTACTGGTTGGGGTAGAACGAGCCCGGGACCTCCTCCGAGAGGCGCTTGGCGACGGAGTAGTACGAGCGCGGGTCGTCCGGGGCGACGGCCGTCGGGCAGACGATCACCTCGGCCCCGAAGGCGCGGAGGACGTCGATCTTCTCCTGGCTCTGCTTGTCGGTCGTGGTGAAGATGCAGCGGTACCCCTTCGCGATCGCGGCGATGGCGAGGCCCGCGCCGGTGTTGCCGCTCGTGCCCTCGATGATGGTCCCGCCGGGCTTCAGCAGCCCCTTCTGCTCGGCGTCTTCGATCATCGCAAGCCCGATGCGGTCCTTGACCGAGCCGCCGGGGTTCGTGAACTCGACTTTGGCCAGCACCGTGCAGGGCAGCGCGGCCGGGATGCGGTGGAGCTGGACGAGCGGCGTGTTACCGATCGTGCCGAGGATGGACTCGTGCCACATGAGCGGGTCTGGAAGATCGACGGGCGAAGCGCGGAGACAGCAAGGTACGCGGAGCCCCACCGAGGCGGCGGCGGGCGCTGATGGATTCGCTGCGACTTGACGACGGGCCGCGCGCCGTCGTTGCCCACTTCCCGGAACGCCGATCACGTTGGTGCCGTGCCTATATTGAGGCGCAGACCCGGCCGTGCAGGCGCTCCCGGTCTCGCTCACGACGGTCGTGGCTCGCGGCCCACCCGAGAGACTGCCCGCCGCCCGTCCTCCGCCCCGCCACCGCCATGGACATGCCCACCCCCGAGACTCGCTCCTCCGAGGTGCTTGCTCTTCTGGCACCGGAGGTGCTCGCGGCCACGGTGTCCGCCAAGAACCAGCGTCTCGGCTCGAACGCGGCCTGGGACGCGGTCTTCGGCAGCGAGGGCCTGTGGGACCGGCTCAGCCCCGAGGACCGCCGCTTCGCCGGCGACTACGTCACCGAGGCCGCCACCGGCGCGCTGATCACGCACCAGATGTTTCTCATCGCCCACCGACCCGAGGAACTGCCGGTGCCGGTGCTGCTCAACTTCCTCCCCGTCCACCTGCCGCATTCCAGAGCGTCGGGCCGCCCGGTCGTCATCACGGGCGAGGTCCTGCAGGAGCCCAAGCGCTGGGCCACCGACCAGACCAAGCGGCGGCGCATGGAGATGCTCGGCCAGATGGCGATGGGCATCGCGCACGACTTCAACAACCTGCTGACCAGCATCCTCGGCCACGTCGAACTCCTCAAGGGGGCGCTCGACGAGGTGCCCGGCGTGCTCCCGGCCACGCGCGACCACCCGCACACGATCGAGCGGGCCGCCCTCGACGGGGCCGCGCTCGTGCGCAAAATCCAGCGCTACATCCGCCACGAGAAGAAGCAGCGCTTCGACCTCGTCGACCTCGCCTCGATTCTCGACGAGGTGGCCTCGCTGACCCGGCCCTACTGGTACAACGAGCCGCGCGGCCAGGGCATCGCCATCGAACTCGTCAAAGAACTCGGCGAGGTCCCCCCGGTCCGCGGCGTCGAGCCCGAGCTGCGCGACGTGTTCGTCAACCTCATCCTGAACGCCGTCCAGGCCATGCCCGACGGCGGCACCCTCACGCTCCGTACCCGGCTCGACGGGTCGAGCGTGGTTGCCCAGGTGGACGACACCGGGGTCGGCATGACGGACGCGACGCGGCAGCACATCTTCGAGCCGCTCTTCACCACGAAAGGCGAGAACGGCACCGGCATGGGCCTCGCCGTTGCCTACGGCATCGTGCAGGAGCACAGCGGCGACATCGACGTGGCGAGCACGCCGGGCGAGGGCACGCGCTTCTCGGTCCGCTTCCCGGTCGCGGCGGCCAGCCCGCTGACGCTCGAGCCCGCCGCCCCGCCCGCCGAGCGGCGCTCGGTCGAGACCGCCCGCCTCCTCGTCGTGGACGACGAGCGCATGGTGCGCGACATCACCGTCCGCCTGCTGCGCAGCCGCCGCTACGAGGTCCAGGAGGCCAGCGGCGGCACCGACGCCCTCCGCTGCATCGCCGACGAGCCCTTCGACCTCATCGTAACCGACCTCGGGATGCCGGAGATGAGCGGGAGCGAGCTCGCCTACCGCATCAAGCAGCACCACCCGCACCTCCCCATTGTCCTGCTCAGCGGCCACACCGACGCCGAGGACCAGGCCGAGAGCGTCGACGCTGTCGTCCGCAAGCCGTTCCAGATCCAGGCGCTCGACGAGACGATCCAGGGCCTGCTGGCGGAGTAGGAGCGGAAGCGTGGACGAGCGGAGGCTGGGAAGACCACCTTCGGTGGCGCGGTCTGTGACCGTCCTCCGCTCTTCCTCTCCCCCGCTCTTCCACACCTGAAACCCGCCACTTTGTCACGCTCCGGCCGGTGGCACGGTTTTGGGCCAACGCGGTTGCTCCACTCCTCGTCTGTCTACGCCCTCCCATTGATGACCCGTCTTCCCCACTGGTTCTCCGACGAGACCGATCCTGAAGGTCCCCAGAACATCCCCCTCCTCACGCCCGACGAAGAGGCGGCGATGCACGAGTCTAGCCTGCCGGACGAGCTTCCGGTCCTGGCGCTCAAAAACACCGTCCTCTTCCCCGGCGTCGTCCTCCCGATCACCGTCGGGCGCGACACCTCGCTCAAGCTCGTCAAGGACGCCTACGGCGGCGACCGCATCATCGGCGTCGTCTCGCAGCGCGACGCCGAGGTCGAGAACCCGGACCCGGCTGACCTCTACCACGTCGGCACGGCCGCGACGATCCTGAAGCTCATCAAGATGCCCGACGGCTCGGTGAGCATCGTGATCCAGGGCAAGCGGCGCTTCGAGATCAGCGAGTTCACCCAGGACGACCCGTACCTCCGGGCGACCGTCCGGCCGATCCCCGAGGAGGTGGTCGGCGAGGATATCGAACTCGCCGCCCGTGTCCGCTCGATCAAGGAGATGGCGATCCAGATCGTCAACATGTCGCCCAACCTCCCGAGCGAGGCGGCCTACGCGATCCAGAACATCGAGTCGCCCGGCTTCCTCATCCACTTCATCGCCTCGAACCTCCAGATCGACGTCGAAAACAAGCAGGAGCTTTTGGAGACCGTGCCGATCGTCGAGCGCGCCGAGCTCGTCCTGAAATACCTGGAGCAGGAGATCCAGGTCCTCCAGCTCTCCGAGGAGATCCGCTCGAAGGTCAAGACCGACGTGGACCAGCAGCAGCGCGAGTACCTGCTGCGCCAG encodes:
- a CDS encoding FHA domain-containing protein, whose product is MPIKLLVTHTGDSGAPDEYVFDQGPVTIGRDGDNALTLPDPSRVLSKHHAEVRGTDGAYYLADLGSKNFTFLNGKRLPSDQPARLSPGDSFKLGDFEVTFYPQAAPEPRDDRTVFAASFANPFDEVAEKLAASLGAMRRVWEAEGGAHRAEALREALGAAVIGGGDEPDAVVAALLGGGVVHGEAAAPEEAWSPAASPAPDQPSPDEPGANEPMPFADEPPASQAGSHPLAVTQVEPLMPPAIPPPDTPPPGIPPSVGPVRAEPLRGAELPREAPPVRHAAPEMSGLDGQADRVLDALLEVVSKLVSIPWQFRHEFIGQTIVQTDETAFLYETPPEELKALLLDTRDPAEAERRIGVLVDAADAVAVHQLAMLDGYKASVQDGAGRLLGQVDPTPLEEEIEASSPVYKVPQLRSVAVLDRLKELHQELGGEDWSVAERRAFRPAFIKAYLARMTRRRA
- a CDS encoding DUF3467 domain-containing protein; translation: MSDAADTPQDPNASQPQINIELTEKVAEGTYANLVMIAHSPEEFILDFIRVMPGVPKARVKSRIVVTPQHAKRLLAALEENIGRYEASFGAIGEGGGAPQFSFSIPGGEA
- a CDS encoding ATP-binding protein; protein product: MDMPTPETRSSEVLALLAPEVLAATVSAKNQRLGSNAAWDAVFGSEGLWDRLSPEDRRFAGDYVTEAATGALITHQMFLIAHRPEELPVPVLLNFLPVHLPHSRASGRPVVITGEVLQEPKRWATDQTKRRRMEMLGQMAMGIAHDFNNLLTSILGHVELLKGALDEVPGVLPATRDHPHTIERAALDGAALVRKIQRYIRHEKKQRFDLVDLASILDEVASLTRPYWYNEPRGQGIAIELVKELGEVPPVRGVEPELRDVFVNLILNAVQAMPDGGTLTLRTRLDGSSVVAQVDDTGVGMTDATRQHIFEPLFTTKGENGTGMGLAVAYGIVQEHSGDIDVASTPGEGTRFSVRFPVAAASPLTLEPAAPPAERRSVETARLLVVDDERMVRDITVRLLRSRRYEVQEASGGTDALRCIADEPFDLIVTDLGMPEMSGSELAYRIKQHHPHLPIVLLSGHTDAEDQAESVDAVVRKPFQIQALDETIQGLLAE
- a CDS encoding pyridoxal-phosphate dependent enzyme gives rise to the protein MWHESILGTIGNTPLVQLHRIPAALPCTVLAKVEFTNPGGSVKDRIGLAMIEDAEQKGLLKPGGTIIEGTSGNTGAGLAIAAIAKGYRCIFTTTDKQSQEKIDVLRAFGAEVIVCPTAVAPDDPRSYYSVAKRLSEEVPGSFYPNQYDHPANAEAHYRATGPELWEQTDGRITHYVAGAGTGGTISGATKYLKEQNPDLKTIGVDPYGSVYYTYFHTGVFEESEIYPYFTEGVGEDILAGNMDFSLLDDYVRVTDKEAMQMTRRLAREEGLFIGQSCGMAMAGAMQWLEAHQGDLSAGDVVVVLLPDSGFRYLSKTYNDEWMRRHGFLDERSAVTVDRILAHSGREHAVVAVSPSHTLAEAVARMTEHGISQLPVMEDGAVVGSLTEKRILGLLVDDPAARDQAAGEVMEAPLPTVAAHVSVEDLSAALNAAPGAVLVHTPGADRLDIITRSDLISALAANGR